A window of Benincasa hispida cultivar B227 chromosome 9, ASM972705v1, whole genome shotgun sequence genomic DNA:
TTTAATTGTACGTCCTCCAACTTCCTGCCATTAAACCGATATTGTTAGCACAATCGATCTATCTAGTCCACGGTAAGAAACAATTCTCTTGTTCTCTTccttttttattccaatttttgtTGCACTTTGAAGGTATTAATATCAACTTACTGTTTCATTCAGTTTCTCAATTGCTGCATTTGCGTCATCAACTGTTTTCATGGTAACAAAGGCAAATCTGCGGCTTCTTCCAGAGTATTTGTCATACATGACCTGGAAATGGAACAAAATAAGAGTGTCAAAGCCAACACCAACAGTTACCAAGTTAAGATCAAGAACAAGGGGATGCTAGAATTCTTCAAAGCAATTGATTGTAAGAGCTAactcattaaaaaaatgttgctAGCTACTTGATTTGAGAGACTGTCTGGTTCAAGTGCCTcgccagaaaaaaaaaatctgagttcaagagaaaaaaactagctagtttttcaaaatgattGTATGGCATAAGATATTCTAGTTGGAATGAACGGTTTGGAAAGAAAACCGTACATAAGCAATAAACATAGATTACCTAGAGTTATCTGGGCCAGAAAAACATAGTTTGATAGTAATTGACAAGTACTCCTCCCCTCAGTATCAGAAGCTCAAATCTAGAGTTATCTTAGATAGTATTGAAGTATATCTTATCATATTCTAGTATGATAGATGTGAAAAGCGATTCAGCTCATTCTATAGATGACAAGAACCAATTCCATCTCAAACTTTAAAAGACCCCTAGAAAGCTTGTTCAAGCACCATTTAGGAAGTAAATGGTACACAAATTTAGCCAAAAATCAAGCTACATTCAGCAGTTCTGATGAACTTATAAACAAGTAAACTCAATCAATGCGAAGGTTCGAGACAAACTAAGCAGGTTTGTAAGCCTTCAAGAATCAAGCAAGCCTCAAAATCAACAATACGACGCAGAGTGGACAAACAAAATTCAGGTAcccaaaaaaggaaaatgaaaaacaagaaaaattccAAGCAGAAATCACTCACCTCAGCCTTCTCCACAGCCCCATGTTCTTGGACAATCCGAGTGAGTTCCTCATTGTCCACATTTCTAGGTATATTCCCAATGTACAGTTTCCTTTCCGCCACCGAACTGGCACCCTGGGCCGCTTCTGCGACGGCGAAGAGTCTCGTGGGGCGTTTGGCGGCGGCGAGGAGGATATGAGGAGGGTGAAAGGAGATTGGTCGGAGAAATTGAGTGGAGAAATTTTGTGGGATTTCTGTGGGTTTTGTGGAGCTGTGGATGAGATTCGTTGGGGACAAT
This region includes:
- the LOC120085158 gene encoding 30S ribosomal protein 2, chloroplastic, which gives rise to MASFSSILSPTNLIHSSTKPTEIPQNFSTQFLRPISFHPPHILLAAAKRPTRLFAVAEAAQGASSVAERKLYIGNIPRNVDNEELTRIVQEHGAVEKAEVMYDKYSGRSRRFAFVTMKTVDDANAAIEKLNETEVGGRTIKVNITEKPLVNTIDMSLLQAEDSQFIDSPYKVYVGNISSTVSTETLKNFFSEKGKVLSAKVSRVPGTSKSSGYGFVTFSSEEEVEAAISSFNNALLEGQPIRVNKA